Proteins encoded in a region of the Halorhabdus tiamatea SARL4B genome:
- a CDS encoding sulfite exporter TauE/SafE family protein, which yields MLALPAVSMISAVLVQLSEIGIASGYGLVVFFLIGLLGGAHCIGMCGPLVATYAERMETDDRWSGALTLYEVRQHALFNLGRTMSYALIGAVFGAAGALLYGTIGLAGILGPVQGVVGICIGVAILGMGITRLAGYQQGAVEGVIADTGIGSVFARTYTVISTRIDRWVNGIGIVGLGALHGLLPCMLLYPAFLYAFAQGSPVYGLLSLAALGLGTIPSVFLYGTVIQSVSARQRQVVHYGLGVLFIGLGYVLLAMGLMRFGVVLPLPDIPYYQPISGSEAVA from the coding sequence ATGCTGGCTTTGCCAGCCGTGAGTATGATTTCGGCAGTCCTAGTACAACTGAGTGAGATCGGCATCGCGAGTGGCTATGGACTGGTGGTGTTTTTTCTGATTGGCCTCCTCGGCGGTGCACACTGTATTGGAATGTGCGGCCCGCTCGTTGCAACCTACGCCGAGCGTATGGAAACCGACGACCGCTGGTCTGGCGCACTCACTCTCTATGAAGTGCGGCAGCACGCGCTGTTCAACCTCGGCCGGACGATGAGCTACGCCCTCATCGGGGCTGTCTTCGGGGCTGCTGGCGCGCTACTCTACGGGACGATCGGGCTCGCCGGGATTCTCGGGCCAGTCCAGGGTGTCGTCGGCATCTGCATCGGCGTGGCAATCCTCGGGATGGGGATCACCCGATTGGCCGGCTACCAACAAGGAGCCGTCGAAGGTGTGATTGCCGATACTGGTATCGGATCAGTATTCGCGCGAACCTACACAGTGATCTCGACACGGATCGACCGCTGGGTCAACGGCATCGGCATCGTCGGGCTTGGCGCGCTTCATGGATTGTTGCCGTGTATGCTTCTCTATCCCGCATTCCTGTATGCGTTCGCACAGGGCTCGCCTGTATATGGTCTCCTCTCGCTCGCCGCGCTTGGGCTCGGGACGATTCCTAGCGTGTTCCTCTACGGAACGGTGATCCAGTCAGTAAGCGCCCGCCAGCGACAGGTGGTCCACTATGGACTCGGTGTGTTGTTCATTGGGCTCGGATACGTCCTATTAGCGATGGGGCTCATGCGGTTTGGCGTCGTGCTCCCGTTGCCCGATATCCCGTACTATCAACCAATCTCCGGCTCGGAGGCGGTTGCGTAA
- a CDS encoding pyruvoyl-dependent arginine decarboxylase: protein MGQIRIVWGIGNASTEKASYDAALAAANVHNYNLVSVSSVIPSDAALEVIGTAPDLGTVGDRLTVVQSRKTVKSGETAAAGIGWARSKSGRGIFYESTGDTENTVRERIKTGLTAGKDHRDWEFLSDGDEVVAEADPDVDNYATAVVLAIYGRSSPIM from the coding sequence ATGGGTCAAATTAGAATCGTCTGGGGAATCGGAAATGCTTCAACCGAGAAGGCATCGTATGATGCAGCGCTAGCAGCTGCGAACGTTCATAATTACAATTTAGTTAGTGTCTCTTCAGTCATTCCGAGCGATGCTGCTCTTGAGGTTATCGGAACTGCTCCCGATTTGGGAACAGTCGGCGACCGTCTGACTGTTGTTCAAAGTCGGAAAACGGTCAAATCCGGTGAGACAGCTGCTGCTGGGATCGGATGGGCACGCAGTAAATCCGGACGAGGTATTTTCTACGAGTCAACAGGCGATACAGAGAATACTGTCCGTGAGCGCATCAAGACTGGTTTGACTGCTGGGAAGGACCATCGAGACTGGGAATTTCTTAGTGATGGGGATGAAGTCGTCGCTGAGGCTGACCCTGATGTTGACAATTACGCTACTGCCGTCGTACTGGCGATTTATGGGCGATCTTCCCCTATTATGTAA
- a CDS encoding IclR family transcriptional regulator: MGDQTAKTTVRSLSIVDTIQRLDGATLDELTTELAMARSTVHVHLRTLIDHGYLTKEGEMYHVGLRFLNHGEYARSRKQAYVLAEETVSNLSEQIDEEVEFVVENDGRGILVHESFHPDSQFDSKDSHTSKSITAAGIYYYLHSVATGKAILAEYSRDRVEEIVDQWGLQEQTEKTITDQDSLFESLDAIKERGVAFADEEYVNGLREVGRIVKNPDGSILGAIAVIGPTYRFQNERFNNEIPNILDEYVTSLEDKIEEAYRKEHF; this comes from the coding sequence ATGGGTGATCAGACAGCCAAAACAACTGTTCGCTCGCTTTCCATAGTAGATACCATACAGCGATTGGATGGTGCGACGTTAGATGAATTAACAACCGAACTGGCAATGGCGAGAAGTACGGTACATGTGCACCTTCGCACGCTTATCGATCATGGCTATCTGACGAAGGAGGGTGAAATGTACCACGTTGGTTTGCGGTTTCTCAACCACGGCGAATACGCGCGGTCACGGAAACAGGCATACGTTCTTGCTGAAGAGACTGTATCCAATCTTTCTGAGCAGATTGATGAAGAGGTAGAATTTGTGGTTGAAAACGACGGTCGGGGTATTCTTGTTCACGAATCATTCCATCCGGATAGCCAGTTTGACTCAAAGGATTCTCACACGTCCAAATCGATTACAGCTGCTGGTATCTACTATTATCTTCACAGTGTCGCAACTGGAAAAGCGATACTTGCTGAATACTCGAGGGATCGTGTTGAGGAGATAGTAGACCAGTGGGGGTTACAAGAACAGACTGAGAAAACAATTACCGATCAAGACTCGCTCTTTGAATCTCTGGATGCGATCAAGGAACGGGGAGTTGCGTTTGCTGACGAAGAATATGTTAATGGGTTACGAGAAGTCGGTCGGATCGTAAAAAACCCGGATGGGAGTATTCTTGGTGCGATTGCAGTTATTGGTCCGACATACCGATTCCAGAATGAACGATTCAACAATGAAATTCCAAATATTCTGGATGAATACGTCACGTCACTTGAAGACAAAATCGAAGAAGCCTATCGAAAGGAGCATTTTTAG
- the trkA gene encoding Trk system potassium transporter TrkA: protein MNTETLFGSIADDSSTKDSMRITVIGAGEVGRAIAATLSDLHKVVIIERDQRIVEELTYAHDVLAVHGDGREIKTLQQARIEQADLVIACTDDDEVNTVICATAKLVSDAFTIARVRHRTLYETWDGHSDAFGVDHMICTNLLTSEAIFRISGLPSAREVDTFANGLVRMAAFEIGQDSPIIERAVHEIDSDNPLTFAAIFRDEELLIPSGETVIQSDDHIVVIGSTQAVENFASVISRSLRSQTDDIIIAGATKVGIQTAKLFEEHGYNPRLVEQNSENALAK, encoded by the coding sequence ATGAATACTGAAACTTTGTTCGGATCTATAGCTGACGATAGTTCAACTAAGGATTCGATGCGGATTACGGTAATTGGTGCTGGTGAGGTCGGGAGAGCGATTGCTGCTACTCTTTCGGACCTTCACAAAGTAGTCATCATTGAACGTGATCAGCGTATCGTAGAGGAACTTACGTATGCACACGATGTGCTTGCTGTACACGGAGACGGACGTGAGATCAAAACACTACAGCAGGCCAGAATCGAACAGGCAGACCTGGTTATTGCGTGTACCGATGATGACGAGGTGAATACTGTTATCTGCGCCACCGCAAAGCTGGTTTCTGATGCTTTCACTATCGCTCGGGTCAGACATCGCACTCTGTATGAAACGTGGGATGGGCATTCAGATGCTTTCGGTGTTGATCATATGATATGCACAAACCTACTGACGTCTGAAGCAATTTTCCGCATCTCTGGGCTTCCATCGGCTCGAGAGGTGGATACCTTTGCTAACGGCCTTGTACGAATGGCTGCATTTGAAATTGGACAAGATAGTCCTATTATCGAACGAGCCGTGCACGAGATAGATAGTGATAATCCATTAACGTTTGCAGCGATCTTCCGCGACGAGGAACTGCTAATCCCAAGTGGGGAGACAGTCATTCAATCGGATGACCACATAGTAGTTATCGGAAGTACCCAGGCTGTGGAAAATTTCGCCTCTGTGATTTCGAGGTCATTACGGAGTCAGACAGACGATATTATTATTGCTGGAGCAACTAAGGTCGGAATTCAAACGGCTAAGCTATTCGAAGAACATGGATATAACCCTCGTTTAGTCGAACAAAATAGTGAGAACGCTCTTGCGAAGTAG
- a CDS encoding IS1595-like element ISHti15 family transposase, translating into MFPINRFVSESAAADLLQQVRWRDGVECPRCRSDLTVRNGSYRAYQRYLCKNCGRTFNDKTGTIFAHSKLSLKEWYFTIYVFLRFNTSIRQIEAELDLSYRTVRRRVERFAKALDAPSITLSGPVEIDEVYVSAGLKGRERDQASRSRGLSTRGRGSYDGDKPPVFTLVDRGSDERYVVPAKSAEESTVRLLLGNRTQESLTVYTDGFRAYEPLEEDSAFTRKYVVHGDGEYADGDIHVNTCESHASLTRRWLSPHRGVSKDKLTPYLRAFQLRRELYRKPGDEALKHALDAAL; encoded by the coding sequence ATGTTCCCGATAAACCGATTCGTGTCGGAATCGGCTGCAGCGGACCTGCTCCAACAGGTTCGCTGGCGTGATGGCGTCGAGTGCCCCCGCTGCCGTTCTGACCTGACGGTCAGAAACGGCAGCTATCGGGCGTATCAACGGTATCTGTGTAAGAATTGCGGTCGGACGTTCAACGACAAGACCGGCACAATTTTCGCCCACTCGAAGCTTTCACTGAAAGAGTGGTACTTCACGATCTACGTGTTCTTACGGTTTAACACGAGTATTCGGCAAATCGAGGCGGAACTCGATCTGTCGTACCGAACGGTGAGACGGCGCGTCGAGCGCTTCGCCAAGGCGCTCGACGCGCCTTCGATCACGCTGTCCGGGCCGGTCGAAATCGACGAAGTGTACGTCTCGGCCGGCCTCAAAGGCCGCGAGCGCGACCAGGCGTCGCGCTCGCGTGGCCTATCCACGCGTGGACGAGGATCGTACGACGGCGACAAACCGCCGGTGTTCACGCTGGTCGATCGTGGCTCGGACGAGCGCTACGTCGTGCCAGCGAAATCCGCCGAGGAATCGACCGTGCGACTCCTGCTCGGCAACCGCACACAGGAGTCGCTGACCGTCTATACGGATGGATTTCGGGCGTACGAACCGCTCGAAGAAGACAGCGCATTCACCCGCAAATACGTCGTCCACGGCGACGGCGAATACGCTGACGGCGACATCCACGTCAACACCTGCGAGAGCCACGCGTCGCTGACGCGACGGTGGCTCTCGCCCCATCGAGGAGTGTCAAAAGACAAGCTAACACCGTATCTGAGAGCCTTTCAGCTCCGCCGCGAACTCTACAGAAAACCTGGTGACGAAGCACTCAAACATGCTCTCGACGCCGCCCTCTGA
- a CDS encoding IS5 family transposase yields MASLRRLARMCRDLAKQHADNPDVPAAPDGADGYAEWVQIALILYRVELEKSLRETEDYLNEMPGILAVFDLDEAPNYSSFCRWEQEYRMRELRRLLRRSAEQAGWSGEAAIDASGFQRDQTSYHYRDRANYSFQSMKTTILIDVNSLAIKDVHYTTQKAWDGHIGMQVFRRNAEDLRVLSADANYSWGELREECRSESTRPLIKHREQTPLQKAHNARMNEDYNQRWMSETGFSQLKEDDGEKLRSRSWHGQFRELTRKCIIHNLTQAAS; encoded by the coding sequence ATGGCATCGCTCAGACGGCTCGCTCGAATGTGTCGTGATCTTGCCAAACAGCACGCTGACAATCCGGACGTACCCGCCGCGCCGGACGGCGCGGACGGGTACGCCGAGTGGGTGCAGATCGCGTTGATTCTGTACCGTGTCGAACTGGAGAAGAGTCTCCGTGAGACTGAAGACTACCTCAACGAGATGCCCGGTATTCTCGCCGTATTCGACCTCGACGAGGCACCGAACTACAGCTCGTTCTGCCGGTGGGAACAGGAGTACCGGATGCGTGAACTCCGCCGCCTGCTCCGCCGAAGCGCGGAGCAGGCGGGCTGGAGTGGTGAAGCCGCGATTGATGCGAGTGGCTTCCAGCGTGATCAAACTAGCTACCACTACCGCGACCGCGCGAATTACTCATTCCAGTCGATGAAGACGACGATCTTGATCGACGTGAACTCGCTAGCTATCAAGGACGTTCACTACACGACGCAGAAGGCTTGGGACGGCCACATCGGGATGCAGGTCTTCCGCCGGAACGCGGAAGACCTGCGTGTGTTGTCCGCTGACGCGAACTACTCGTGGGGAGAACTTCGTGAGGAGTGTCGTTCCGAGTCAACGCGACCACTGATCAAGCACAGGGAACAGACACCGTTGCAGAAGGCCCACAACGCCCGAATGAACGAGGACTACAACCAGCGCTGGATGAGTGAAACCGGCTTCTCGCAGTTGAAGGAAGACGACGGCGAGAAGCTGCGCTCCCGGAGCTGGCACGGCCAGTTCCGGGAGCTGACTCGGAAGTGCATCATCCATAACCTAACGCAGGCGGCGAGTTAA
- a CDS encoding ribbon-helix-helix protein, CopG family: MAKKKFGVAVDEETMREVDELVAECDDLGVSRSEIVEAILTAFVQSETNHVERVREIIIRKRKDTL, encoded by the coding sequence ATGGCGAAAAAGAAGTTCGGAGTCGCTGTTGACGAGGAAACCATGCGAGAAGTGGATGAACTGGTCGCTGAATGTGACGATCTCGGAGTCAGCCGCTCCGAGATCGTCGAAGCCATTCTCACAGCATTCGTTCAATCCGAGACAAATCACGTTGAACGGGTTCGAGAAATCATAATTCGGAAACGAAAAGACACTCTCTGA
- a CDS encoding SpoIIAA family protein: protein MFERLDATDDDLVAVRVGSGTADGYEEFYSLLIERTKQHGSIRVYEEVPDWTATTYLTHLHGIVPDLRYGPEFDIRSYACVGDSLWAKLLYHQWRAIRPIWPVAPDHMRYFHQDNRDDALRWIRTASDRP, encoded by the coding sequence ATGTTTGAGAGACTGGACGCGACAGACGACGATCTCGTTGCGGTACGTGTCGGGAGTGGTACTGCGGACGGGTACGAGGAGTTCTACTCTCTACTCATCGAGCGAACGAAGCAACACGGGTCAATCCGAGTGTATGAAGAAGTCCCTGACTGGACAGCAACGACGTATCTCACCCATCTCCACGGGATTGTTCCAGACCTTCGATACGGACCCGAGTTCGACATCCGTTCCTATGCGTGCGTTGGAGACTCGCTCTGGGCAAAATTACTCTATCACCAATGGCGAGCCATTCGGCCAATCTGGCCAGTTGCTCCCGACCACATGCGATACTTCCACCAAGACAACCGCGACGACGCCTTGCGATGGATCCGTACCGCCTCAGACCGCCCGTAG
- a CDS encoding DUF6159 family protein, with translation MSGKFSRGLDVVDGSLDVFRANPRLAVLPLCSLLLVGSGFAIAAGVALHYGLVASIFTNDLITYAAIFVGLALTSSLGAFFNVAVAHCAFQYFDGGTPTVHDGLRAAWRSRRGVAIWALTSATLGTILYILDDKFGFLGSAARLVFDLAWGLLTFFVVPVIVVEDTADLRTILRESGSAFKETWGESVSASLGVSLVVLPVALVGIVLLGGAYLGLHGIVAWVVGGLGLLCVVAAIITAQVLGMVARTALYEYATEDRRVGPFADRNPASVFPES, from the coding sequence ATGTCCGGAAAGTTCAGTCGGGGGCTTGACGTCGTCGACGGAAGCCTCGACGTCTTCCGGGCGAACCCCCGTCTCGCAGTCCTCCCGCTGTGCAGCCTCCTGCTCGTCGGGAGTGGCTTCGCAATCGCGGCCGGTGTCGCCCTCCACTACGGTCTGGTCGCATCGATTTTCACGAATGACCTCATCACGTACGCTGCGATATTCGTCGGCCTCGCGCTCACCTCGAGTCTCGGCGCGTTCTTCAACGTCGCCGTTGCCCACTGCGCATTCCAATATTTCGACGGCGGAACACCGACCGTCCACGACGGGCTCCGCGCGGCGTGGCGCTCGCGCCGTGGAGTCGCGATTTGGGCGCTCACGTCCGCCACCCTCGGAACCATCCTCTACATCCTCGACGACAAGTTCGGCTTCCTTGGGAGTGCTGCGCGCCTCGTCTTCGACCTCGCGTGGGGCCTCCTGACCTTCTTCGTGGTCCCCGTCATCGTCGTTGAGGACACGGCAGACCTGCGCACCATTCTCCGTGAGAGTGGGAGCGCATTCAAGGAGACGTGGGGCGAAAGCGTCAGCGCCTCGCTGGGCGTTTCGCTGGTCGTCCTCCCGGTTGCGCTCGTCGGTATCGTCCTCTTGGGGGGTGCCTACCTCGGCCTGCACGGGATCGTTGCATGGGTCGTCGGGGGTCTTGGCCTGCTCTGCGTCGTCGCGGCGATCATCACGGCACAGGTCCTCGGTATGGTCGCGCGCACCGCACTCTACGAGTACGCGACCGAGGATCGCCGTGTCGGCCCGTTTGCCGACCGCAACCCAGCAAGTGTCTTCCCCGAGTCGTGA
- a CDS encoding DUF5518 domain-containing protein, translated as MGNGALLFINMVFFGGLIAGFLAKRDAANASKAAIGAGILGGLPGYIWIFPAMVRTWHSFATSWSSTIVATLVMTLAGVMMIGTGALGGFLGGLVGGWLANHS; from the coding sequence ATCGGGAATGGGGCACTACTTTTCATCAACATGGTATTCTTCGGCGGGCTCATCGCTGGGTTTCTCGCAAAACGAGACGCGGCCAATGCGAGTAAGGCAGCTATCGGTGCCGGAATCCTCGGCGGATTGCCGGGATACATCTGGATATTTCCCGCGATGGTTCGGACTTGGCATAGTTTTGCGACATCGTGGTCGTCGACTATCGTAGCGACCTTGGTTATGACACTCGCCGGTGTGATGATGATCGGCACCGGTGCGCTTGGCGGCTTTCTCGGCGGTCTCGTCGGCGGGTGGCTGGCCAATCATAGCTGA